From the Entomomonas sp. E2T0 genome, one window contains:
- a CDS encoding glycosyltransferase: MKPLIVSATDGLGGADRAAFRVLSALRKFDVDAEMLVLHKYTDCYYVNKPNSKIERLWTVLRNIMANRIQNLQKTENKDLHSGNWFRSHLLKNINTFEVDLVNLHWCNAETLSIKQIASINKPIVMTLHDMWAFCGSEHYVVDSSIRFKEGYLKSNREQGEKGVDIDRKVWERKKKYWQIPFSIVTPSDWLSQCVSESNLFTGWPIFTIPNALDTTLYKPLDKNICREILGLPKDILLIGFGAINTKDFRKGFDLLLDSLNHLSNSVNLLDIACVVVGQTEPKEKLKLNIPIHYMGRFYDDYTMALFYNAIDIMVVPSRQENLPQTATEAQACGTPVVAFNCTGLTSAIEHNKTGYLAKAYDSEDLAEGIRKILTDQDNYKLLQKNARERAVELWSQEVVSKQYIELYKKVLASS; this comes from the coding sequence ATGAAACCTTTGATTGTCTCAGCTACAGATGGTTTAGGTGGGGCAGATAGAGCTGCATTTAGAGTTCTAAGTGCATTAAGAAAATTTGATGTTGATGCTGAAATGCTTGTATTACATAAATACACAGATTGTTATTATGTAAATAAACCTAATTCTAAAATAGAAAGACTATGGACAGTTTTAAGAAATATTATGGCAAATAGAATACAAAATCTTCAAAAAACTGAAAATAAAGATTTACATTCAGGTAATTGGTTTAGAAGTCATTTATTAAAAAATATTAATACATTTGAGGTTGATTTAGTTAATTTACATTGGTGCAATGCTGAGACTTTATCAATTAAACAAATTGCCTCTATTAATAAGCCTATAGTGATGACTTTACATGATATGTGGGCATTTTGTGGTTCAGAACATTATGTTGTAGATAGTTCAATTAGGTTTAAGGAAGGGTATTTAAAAAGTAATAGGGAACAAGGCGAGAAGGGAGTAGACATTGATCGTAAAGTATGGGAGCGTAAGAAGAAATATTGGCAAATACCTTTTTCTATTGTGACTCCTAGTGATTGGTTATCTCAATGTGTTTCTGAAAGTAATTTATTTACGGGATGGCCAATATTTACAATACCTAATGCATTAGATACAACACTTTATAAACCATTAGATAAGAATATATGTAGGGAAATATTGGGGTTACCAAAAGATATTCTATTAATTGGTTTTGGAGCTATTAATACAAAAGATTTTAGAAAAGGATTTGACCTATTACTAGACTCATTAAATCATTTATCAAATAGTGTAAATCTATTGGATATTGCATGTGTAGTTGTAGGACAAACTGAACCAAAAGAAAAGTTAAAGTTAAATATTCCTATTCATTATATGGGACGCTTTTATGATGACTATACAATGGCGCTTTTCTATAATGCAATTGATATAATGGTCGTTCCTTCAAGACAAGAAAATTTACCTCAAACAGCAACAGAAGCACAGGCTTGTGGAACACCTGTTGTAGCATTTAATTGCACAGGACTTACTTCAGCAATTGAACATAATAAAACAGGTTATCTTGCCAAAGCGTATGATAGTGAAGATCTTGCAGAAGGCATTAGGAAAATTTTGACAGATCAAGATAACTATAAGCTACTCCAAAAAAATGCTAGAGAAAGAGCTGTTGAATTATGGTCACAAGAAGTAGTAAGTAAGCAATATATAGAGCTTTATAAAAAAGTTTTAGCTTCTAGTTAG
- the iscX gene encoding Fe-S cluster assembly protein IscX, translating into MTLKWTDVQEIAIQLTDTYPTVNPLTINFVELRQKVMDLPEFNDDPNRCGEKVLEAIQGAWIEELEL; encoded by the coding sequence ATGACTCTTAAATGGACAGACGTACAAGAAATAGCTATTCAACTAACTGATACTTACCCTACTGTAAATCCACTCACTATTAACTTCGTTGAGTTACGCCAAAAAGTAATGGATTTACCTGAATTTAATGATGATCCTAATCGTTGTGGTGAAAAAGTACTAGAAGCTATTCAAGGTGCTTGGATAGAAGAGTTAGAATTATAA
- the fdx gene encoding ISC system 2Fe-2S type ferredoxin: MPTITFLPNEEHCPEGAVIEAETGETIIEAALRNGIEIEHACEMSCACTTCHVVVRDGFDSLEPSDELEDDMLDKAWGLEPDSRLSCQAVVGDEDLIVEIPRYTINQVSENH, encoded by the coding sequence ATGCCTACCATTACTTTTTTACCTAATGAAGAACATTGCCCAGAAGGTGCAGTAATTGAAGCAGAAACAGGCGAAACCATTATTGAAGCTGCCCTACGCAACGGTATAGAAATAGAACATGCCTGTGAAATGTCTTGTGCTTGTACTACTTGCCATGTCGTTGTACGTGATGGTTTTGACAGCCTAGAACCTTCTGATGAATTAGAAGATGATATGCTAGACAAAGCATGGGGACTTGAACCTGATTCCCGCCTCTCCTGCCAAGCTGTTGTAGGAGATGAAGATTTAATTGTAGAAATCCCTCGCTATACTATTAATCAAGTTTCAGAAAATCACTAA
- the hscA gene encoding Fe-S protein assembly chaperone HscA: MSLLQIAEPGQSPKPHQKKLAVGIDLGTTNSLVASVLSGIPKALTDLENNVILPSVVHYLPDQIEVGKTAKAGTTQDPLNTISSVKRLMGRGISDVKQLGEQLPYRFTQGESNMPFIETVQGPKSPVEISAEILKALKERAEQSLGGSLVGAVITVPAYFDDGQRQATKDAARLAGLTVLRLLNEPTAAAVAYGLDKQAEGIIAIYDLGGGTFDISILRLAKGVFEVLSTGGDSSLGGDDFDHLIADWIITEANLSNDLSPSEQKTLLKIACAAKESLTDNQQTTISYKNWQSNLTREQFNNLITPLVERTLKACRRAVRDTDIDLDEITNVVMVGGSTRVPLVRQQVGELFGSQPLTDIDPDQVVALGAAVQADALVGNRSDDDQLLLLDVIPLSLGLETMGGLMEKVIPRNTTIPVARAQDFTTYKDGQTAMMIHVLQGERELVADCRSLARFELRGFPPMVAGAAKIRVTFQVDADGLLAVSAQELTSGAHAAIQVKPSYGLTDGEIARMLQDSFAYAENDKQQRSLREAQVEANQLVEITEAALQADGKELLNQTEYQEITKHVAELKKVVNSNDLLTIEKYTQKLSTATDSFAAKRMNATVKQALTGRRLNEIDSE; the protein is encoded by the coding sequence ATGTCTTTATTGCAGATAGCAGAACCAGGTCAAAGCCCTAAACCACATCAGAAAAAACTAGCCGTTGGTATCGACTTAGGTACCACCAACTCATTAGTTGCGAGTGTATTAAGTGGCATTCCTAAAGCATTAACAGACCTTGAAAACAATGTTATTTTACCTTCAGTAGTTCATTACTTACCTGATCAAATAGAAGTAGGAAAAACAGCTAAAGCAGGTACAACACAAGATCCACTTAACACTATTTCCTCTGTCAAACGCCTAATGGGACGAGGGATTAGTGACGTAAAACAACTAGGTGAACAACTCCCCTATCGTTTTACACAGGGCGAATCCAATATGCCGTTTATTGAAACGGTACAAGGTCCTAAAAGCCCTGTAGAAATTTCTGCTGAAATACTAAAAGCACTAAAAGAACGTGCAGAACAAAGTTTAGGCGGTTCACTGGTAGGCGCTGTAATTACAGTACCTGCTTATTTCGATGATGGACAGCGACAAGCAACCAAAGATGCTGCTCGTTTAGCAGGGCTTACTGTACTACGCTTGTTAAATGAACCTACTGCTGCCGCTGTGGCTTATGGCCTAGACAAACAAGCTGAAGGTATTATTGCAATCTATGATCTAGGTGGTGGTACATTTGATATTTCTATTTTACGCCTTGCCAAAGGTGTCTTTGAAGTTTTATCAACAGGTGGTGATAGCTCGTTAGGTGGCGATGATTTCGACCATCTTATTGCTGATTGGATTATTACAGAGGCCAATCTCTCCAATGATCTCTCCCCTTCTGAACAAAAAACATTGTTAAAAATTGCTTGCGCGGCTAAAGAATCACTCACTGACAATCAACAAACCACCATCAGCTATAAAAACTGGCAAAGTAATTTGACCCGTGAACAGTTCAACAACTTAATCACTCCTTTGGTTGAACGTACCCTTAAAGCCTGTCGTCGAGCAGTGCGAGATACAGATATCGACCTAGATGAAATCACCAATGTAGTAATGGTAGGTGGCTCCACACGAGTTCCCCTTGTTCGACAACAAGTAGGAGAACTATTTGGTAGTCAACCCCTCACCGATATTGACCCTGACCAAGTGGTTGCATTAGGTGCGGCTGTACAAGCAGATGCACTAGTGGGTAATCGCAGTGATGATGATCAACTATTACTACTCGATGTTATACCTCTCTCATTGGGTCTTGAAACAATGGGTGGACTAATGGAAAAAGTTATTCCTAGAAATACCACTATTCCCGTCGCCAGGGCGCAGGACTTTACCACCTATAAAGATGGGCAAACTGCTATGATGATTCACGTACTACAAGGTGAACGAGAACTAGTAGCAGATTGTCGTTCTTTAGCACGTTTTGAACTTCGTGGTTTTCCGCCAATGGTGGCGGGTGCCGCTAAAATACGGGTCACCTTTCAAGTAGATGCTGATGGTTTATTAGCAGTATCAGCGCAAGAACTAACCAGTGGCGCCCATGCAGCAATCCAAGTTAAACCCTCTTATGGCTTAACTGATGGTGAAATTGCTCGCATGTTACAAGATTCTTTTGCATATGCAGAAAATGATAAACAACAACGTAGTCTAAGAGAAGCACAAGTAGAAGCAAACCAACTAGTTGAAATTACTGAAGCAGCATTACAAGCTGATGGTAAAGAACTCCTTAACCAAACAGAATACCAAGAAATAACTAAACATGTAGCTGAATTAAAGAAAGTAGTTAATAGTAATGATCTACTGACTATTGAAAAATATACTCAAAAACTTTCCACAGCTACAGACTCTTTTGCGGCCAAACGAATGAATGCTACCGTTAAACAAGCATTAACAGGCCGTAGACTTAATGAAATAGACAGTGAATAG
- the hscB gene encoding co-chaperone HscB, translating into MEKASTSEECRGDKPCYFALLDLKPHFNIDLNDLAERYRKKAASAHPDRFVSATEREKRLALEHSANLNEAYQILKTPSQRARYLLSLKGSNIPLETTVQDPEFLMQQMQWHEELDELREQPDTKQLNNFKTRIKQTQTNLEAEFDKYWQDHEYYLHAEQLVRRMQFMDKLTLSVKQLEEHLDD; encoded by the coding sequence GTGGAGAAAGCTTCAACGTCTGAAGAATGCAGAGGTGATAAACCCTGCTACTTTGCACTATTAGATTTAAAGCCACATTTTAATATTGATTTAAACGATCTTGCTGAACGTTACCGTAAAAAGGCTGCATCAGCACATCCTGATCGTTTTGTATCGGCTACTGAAAGAGAAAAACGCTTAGCATTAGAACACTCTGCTAATCTAAATGAAGCTTATCAAATTTTAAAAACACCTTCACAACGTGCTCGTTACTTACTCAGTCTAAAAGGTAGTAATATACCGCTTGAAACTACAGTACAAGACCCTGAGTTTCTTATGCAACAAATGCAATGGCATGAAGAATTAGATGAGCTTAGAGAACAACCTGATACTAAACAGTTAAATAATTTCAAAACTCGTATTAAACAAACACAAACTAACTTAGAAGCAGAGTTTGATAAATACTGGCAAGATCATGAATATTATTTACATGCTGAACAGCTTGTTAGACGTATGCAATTTATGGACAAATTAACTTTGTCTGTAAAACAGCTAGAAGAACACTTAGACGATTAA
- the iscA gene encoding iron-sulfur cluster assembly protein IscA produces the protein MAITMTPAAAKHIESALANRGKGIGIRLGVRTTGCSGMAYVLEFVDDTDQNDVVFDNFGVKVVVDPKSLIYIDGTELDFVREGLNEGFKFNNPNVRGECGCGESFNV, from the coding sequence ATGGCAATTACTATGACCCCTGCAGCGGCTAAACATATAGAAAGCGCTTTAGCTAACCGTGGTAAGGGTATTGGTATTCGTTTAGGGGTTCGTACAACAGGTTGCTCTGGCATGGCTTATGTACTTGAGTTTGTTGATGACACCGACCAAAATGATGTTGTATTTGATAATTTTGGTGTTAAAGTGGTTGTAGACCCTAAAAGTTTAATTTACATTGACGGAACAGAACTTGATTTCGTACGAGAAGGCCTAAATGAAGGATTTAAATTCAACAACCCTAACGTGCGCGGCGAATGCGGGTGTGGAGAAAGCTTCAACGTCTGA
- the iscU gene encoding Fe-S cluster assembly scaffold IscU — MAYSDKVIDHYENPRNVGKMDAEDPNVGTGMVGAPACGDVMRLQIKVNDQGVIEDAKFKTYGCGSAIASSSLATEWMKGKTLDEAGSIKNTQLAEELALPPVKIHCSVLAEDAIKAAITDYKTKKGMV, encoded by the coding sequence ATGGCCTATAGCGATAAAGTGATCGACCATTATGAGAACCCACGTAATGTAGGTAAAATGGATGCTGAAGATCCTAATGTAGGAACTGGCATGGTAGGCGCACCTGCCTGTGGTGACGTAATGCGTTTACAAATTAAAGTCAATGACCAAGGTGTTATTGAAGATGCTAAATTCAAAACCTATGGCTGTGGTAGTGCTATCGCCTCTAGCTCATTAGCGACTGAATGGATGAAAGGTAAAACCTTAGACGAAGCAGGTAGCATCAAAAATACCCAGTTAGCTGAAGAATTAGCATTGCCCCCAGTAAAAATTCACTGCTCGGTTTTAGCAGAAGATGCTATTAAAGCAGCTATTACTGATTATAAAACCAAAAAAGGAATGGTTTAA
- a CDS encoding IscS subfamily cysteine desulfurase — MSSPIYLDYSATTPVDPRVAKKMIDCLTMEGNFGNPASRSHIFGWRAEEAVENARRQVADLLGADPREIVWTSGATESDNLAIKGAAHFYASKGKHLITSKIEHKAVLDTMRQLEREGFEVTYLTPTEQGEITVDMIKDALREDTILVSIMHVNNEIGTINDIAAIGELTRSKGVLLHVDAAQSAGKLPINLEELKVDLMSVCAHKIYGPKGIGALYVQRKPRVRIEAQIHGGGHERGMRSGTLATHQIVGMGEAFHLAKLEMQKDTEHSKTLRDHFFKQVNQLEEVYVNGSLENSVPNILNLSFNYVEGESLMMSLKDLAVSSGSACTSASLEPSYVLRALGRNDELAHSSIRFGFGRFTTEENVDLAAQKVCEAVSKLRELSPLWDMYKDGVDISKIEWQAH, encoded by the coding sequence ATGAGCTCTCCAATTTATTTAGATTATTCTGCCACTACCCCTGTAGATCCACGTGTTGCAAAAAAAATGATCGATTGCCTAACAATGGAAGGGAATTTTGGTAATCCAGCATCTCGTTCTCATATTTTTGGTTGGAGAGCAGAAGAAGCTGTTGAAAATGCTCGCCGCCAAGTGGCTGACCTACTAGGTGCCGACCCACGTGAAATAGTTTGGACATCAGGCGCTACTGAATCAGATAATCTTGCCATAAAAGGTGCTGCTCATTTCTATGCAAGTAAAGGTAAACACCTTATTACTTCAAAAATTGAACACAAAGCTGTACTTGATACCATGCGTCAACTAGAACGTGAAGGCTTTGAAGTAACCTATCTTACACCTACAGAACAAGGTGAAATTACTGTAGACATGATCAAAGATGCATTACGCGAAGATACTATCCTTGTGTCAATCATGCATGTCAATAACGAAATCGGCACTATCAATGATATTGCTGCTATTGGTGAGTTAACACGTTCTAAAGGTGTATTACTCCATGTAGATGCTGCTCAATCAGCAGGCAAACTACCTATTAATTTAGAAGAACTTAAAGTTGACTTAATGTCTGTTTGCGCTCATAAAATATATGGCCCAAAAGGCATTGGTGCTCTGTATGTACAACGTAAGCCAAGAGTAAGAATCGAAGCGCAAATTCATGGTGGTGGTCATGAACGAGGCATGCGCTCAGGCACATTAGCAACGCATCAAATTGTTGGTATGGGAGAAGCATTTCACCTTGCAAAACTAGAAATGCAAAAAGATACTGAACATTCAAAAACTTTACGTGATCATTTCTTCAAGCAAGTTAATCAACTAGAAGAAGTGTATGTGAATGGTTCTTTAGAAAATAGCGTACCTAATATTCTTAACTTAAGTTTTAACTATGTTGAGGGTGAATCACTAATGATGTCTTTAAAAGACTTAGCCGTATCATCTGGTTCTGCTTGTACTTCTGCATCACTAGAGCCTTCTTATGTATTACGTGCACTAGGACGTAATGATGAGCTTGCGCATAGTTCTATTCGTTTTGGTTTTGGGCGTTTTACTACAGAAGAAAATGTTGATTTAGCTGCACAAAAAGTTTGCGAAGCAGTTAGCAAACTTCGCGAATTATCCCCCCTTTGGGATATGTATAAAGATGGTGTAGATATTTCTAAAATAGAATGGCAAGCCCACTAA
- the iscR gene encoding Fe-S cluster assembly transcriptional regulator IscR: MRLTTKGRYAVTAMLDLAINAEHNPVSLADISERQDISLSYLEQLFAKLRRYELVTSVRGPGGGYQLARSMENIDIAEVIDAVNETVDATRCQGHAGCNSGDICLTHHLWQGLSQQIHDFLSGITLADLVNKREIRDVARRQNERQQTAYTLNSNKIETSFLE; encoded by the coding sequence ATGCGCTTAACAACCAAAGGCCGTTATGCAGTTACTGCAATGCTTGACCTTGCCATCAATGCTGAACATAATCCAGTATCATTAGCTGATATTTCTGAAAGGCAAGATATCTCCCTATCCTATCTTGAACAATTATTTGCTAAACTACGTCGTTATGAACTAGTAACCAGTGTACGTGGGCCAGGTGGTGGTTATCAGTTAGCCCGCAGTATGGAAAATATTGACATCGCAGAAGTCATTGATGCTGTTAATGAGACAGTAGATGCTACCCGTTGCCAAGGTCATGCTGGTTGTAACTCTGGTGATATTTGCCTAACACATCATTTATGGCAAGGTCTTAGCCAACAAATACATGATTTTTTAAGTGGTATTACATTAGCTGATCTTGTTAATAAACGTGAAATTCGTGATGTTGCCCGTAGGCAAAATGAACGCCAACAAACAGCATATACACTTAATAGTAATAAAATAGAAACATCTTTTCTTGAATAA
- a CDS encoding toxin-antitoxin system YwqK family antitoxin — MNIGFAQNTEQQASTATNNVAIEPENLTPDQRFRASLKEGMVVGYFNQYWAPVDNIDNNGYYRKIVTIEGENSFVVQDFFADTNKKQSDPVLIHNIYELKQLGSLRSIEGPYVTWYKNEQKQYELLYKDKGVLDGVMQVWYDSGILKLKGQYDDGKKAGQWTEWHADGRIKSQINYVNNVLNGPYKKWYENGQQQTLGNYKNGLLNGLWIVWDSKGEKVSEGEYSANQRMGLWTYYAEGKKWAEGSYINDLQDDTWTYWKEDGSKDKEIIYQKGVKIRESYFNQETQ, encoded by the coding sequence GTGAATATTGGGTTTGCTCAAAATACTGAGCAACAAGCATCAACAGCAACAAATAATGTTGCTATTGAGCCGGAGAATCTAACACCAGACCAGCGTTTTCGTGCTTCTTTAAAGGAAGGAATGGTTGTTGGATACTTTAATCAGTATTGGGCACCTGTAGATAATATTGATAACAATGGTTATTACCGAAAGATAGTAACAATAGAAGGTGAGAATAGTTTTGTAGTACAAGATTTTTTTGCAGATACTAATAAAAAACAATCTGATCCTGTATTAATTCACAATATCTATGAGTTGAAGCAGTTAGGTTCTTTAAGAAGTATTGAAGGGCCTTATGTTACATGGTATAAAAATGAACAAAAACAGTATGAATTATTGTATAAAGACAAAGGTGTTTTAGATGGTGTCATGCAGGTCTGGTATGACAGTGGTATATTAAAATTAAAAGGTCAATATGATGATGGTAAAAAGGCTGGTCAGTGGACAGAGTGGCATGCTGATGGACGAATAAAATCACAAATTAATTATGTAAATAATGTATTAAATGGACCTTATAAAAAATGGTATGAGAATGGTCAACAACAAACACTAGGGAATTATAAAAATGGTTTGTTAAATGGCTTATGGATAGTTTGGGATAGTAAAGGGGAAAAAGTTTCTGAAGGAGAGTATTCTGCAAATCAGCGCATGGGGTTATGGACTTACTATGCAGAAGGAAAAAAATGGGCTGAAGGCAGTTATATTAACGACTTACAGGATGATACTTGGACATATTGGAAAGAAGATGGCAGTAAAGATAAAGAAATTATCTATCAAAAAGGAGTAAAAATAAGAGAGAGCTATTTCAATCAAGAAACTCAGTAG
- a CDS encoding rhodanese-like domain-containing protein, translating to MTTNISPKQAEEMLKAGDAILVDVRDNDMYQAEHIIYAASVPVEQLNQQQLQVLAEQPKKVIFQCMRGIKSQQASNLAKDLGDKVYNMEGGLVAWKEAGLPTLLGTNTNGPKMSLVRQMQITLGIVLLVIFLIPFLTGLFGFLLYLIPVIGIVLIAAGFVGCCPLMKILGQMPWNK from the coding sequence ATGACTACTAATATTTCCCCGAAACAAGCAGAAGAAATGTTAAAAGCAGGTGATGCTATTCTAGTTGATGTACGTGATAACGATATGTATCAAGCTGAACATATTATTTATGCAGCTTCAGTACCTGTAGAACAACTTAACCAACAACAACTACAAGTATTAGCAGAGCAGCCTAAGAAAGTTATCTTTCAATGTATGAGAGGAATAAAATCTCAACAAGCTAGTAACTTAGCAAAAGATTTAGGTGACAAAGTATATAATATGGAAGGTGGCCTTGTAGCATGGAAAGAAGCAGGATTACCTACCCTATTAGGCACTAATACAAACGGCCCCAAAATGTCACTAGTTAGACAAATGCAAATTACTTTGGGTATTGTTTTACTAGTAATCTTCCTCATTCCTTTCTTAACAGGTCTCTTTGGCTTCCTTCTCTATTTAATCCCCGTTATCGGTATTGTTCTTATTGCGGCAGGTTTCGTTGGTTGCTGTCCATTAATGAAAATTCTAGGTCAAATGCCTTGGAATAAGTGA
- a CDS encoding ArsR/SmtB family transcription factor — MNTIQENANTAANFLKGIANPHRLLILCLLAEGEKNVTTLVEATGIPQTSISQHLAKLKQEKMVTFRRDHRVLYYSICNEAVTKIMDVLYQTFCKE; from the coding sequence ATGAATACGATACAAGAAAATGCTAATACTGCTGCAAATTTTTTAAAAGGAATTGCTAACCCTCATCGATTATTAATTCTTTGTTTATTAGCAGAAGGCGAAAAGAATGTAACAACCTTAGTAGAAGCTACGGGTATACCTCAAACTTCTATTTCCCAGCACTTAGCAAAATTAAAGCAAGAAAAAATGGTTACTTTTCGGCGCGACCATAGGGTGTTGTACTACTCTATTTGTAACGAAGCAGTAACTAAAATTATGGATGTACTTTACCAAACATTTTGTAAGGAGTAA
- a CDS encoding toxin-antitoxin system YwqK family antitoxin, translating to MYKFIYYCLVLVTTSLPLLATTTNTESTSATQSHSIKVGDIVANNDFLYRKIVEVTADGYKVQNFYKQTDDKQSDIFLIKETKYLNYFQPLDYYNLQNLIFDGPLILWSINGHKALDIIVSNGNAEGPFKSYYSINGNKEIEGNYKLGKPEGLWQYWDMDGNVEKQVYYKAGIIQWQKDSISLKGI from the coding sequence ATGTACAAATTTATTTACTACTGTTTAGTACTTGTTACTACCAGCTTACCTCTCTTAGCAACTACTACTAACACAGAGTCTACCTCTGCTACTCAAAGTCACTCAATAAAAGTGGGAGACATTGTTGCTAACAATGATTTTCTATACCGAAAAATTGTAGAAGTTACAGCAGACGGATATAAGGTTCAAAATTTCTACAAACAAACTGATGACAAACAATCTGATATTTTTCTTATCAAAGAAACTAAATACCTCAATTATTTTCAACCACTGGATTACTATAATCTACAAAACCTCATTTTTGATGGGCCTCTTATTTTATGGTCTATCAATGGTCATAAAGCCTTAGATATTATTGTCAGTAATGGCAATGCCGAAGGCCCGTTTAAGAGTTATTATTCTATTAATGGCAATAAAGAAATTGAAGGCAACTATAAATTAGGTAAACCCGAAGGGCTTTGGCAATATTGGGATATGGATGGTAATGTAGAAAAACAAGTATATTATAAAGCAGGCATTATACAGTGGCAGAAAGACAGCATTAGTTTAAAAGGAATCTAA